The following are from one region of the Lacinutrix sp. Bg11-31 genome:
- a CDS encoding T9SS type A sorting domain-containing protein, with the protein MKKITLLLLMFCASFSFAQLQVGVGTNEAQNMPFEAYYGYSYSQSIYTASQINSSGTITGLQYYFSGTSALPNSQDLTIYIGHTTRTNFADGSDWEPVAGLTASYTGGIDVSAGPGWVTLTLDTPFAYNGTDNLLIGFDENNAGYDSSGDDFWNSATPEVRSITYRNDNTNPDPAAPPTASGTYSFSPTIIFNGLVAALPPNCDATLTTPTDGEMNADLTAGLAWSAATGSATGYKVTMGTSTGATDIANAVDVGTDLTYAVTLTAGTTYFATITPYNANGDATGCTEATFTAASAPMCPVVTATPDAACGNYDSNISWVAIAGADSYTVTVGTSTGATDIADNVDVGTALTYDFASMAATDYFYTVNAVNTAGTSTGCAEGSFITFATGCYCDSDTTSVDGTGITNLQVGSTDFASGGTLGYEDFTGAPVDLGQGTTSNVQITYDTGYDYGVNIWIDFNDNFTFEVSEQVFMDGLTASDSPTTFDASFTMPAAAVLGTHRMRISSDDTPAQATACNMSTWHVTMDVDVNIIAVACTAPTGTATLVTDCDNAQFSVDVDITGLGDGTSQINDGTTTYAATALGIVTVGPYADASSVTLVLENGTDPTCDINLGTFTNTCPPANDTCAGVIDLGTQMSPLSASTVNANNDFGSFDCFNTNNESPDIVYSILVPDGYTLTIGQTANSYDSEHRLGYGGACPGTTSVACTDDSDLTIESWANGTGADETAYWIQSAYSNGSGTFTLEWSLAATPPANDDCAAATVAPHILAVGTLVNGDTTNATDSGVAAGACGATGGDKDIWYSFVATATMVTEGANFTTDADHVVVYSGDCATANEIACLATGENTPVLIDGTTYLVRVYNSGIAKVAGPVAITLNEGSLSTRDFDSTLGFSYYPNPVNNTLTLNAQKAISNVAVFNMLGQEVIRTAPNAVSKVVDMSNLQSGAYFVQVTVGSTVETVRVIKN; encoded by the coding sequence ATGAAGAAAATTACTTTATTACTTTTAATGTTTTGTGCCTCATTCTCTTTTGCTCAATTGCAAGTAGGAGTTGGAACCAATGAAGCTCAAAATATGCCATTTGAAGCTTATTATGGATATTCTTACAGTCAAAGTATATACACTGCTTCGCAGATTAATTCTTCAGGAACTATTACAGGATTGCAATACTACTTTAGTGGAACATCAGCTTTACCAAATAGTCAAGATTTAACTATTTATATCGGTCACACAACAAGAACAAATTTTGCGGATGGATCTGATTGGGAGCCTGTAGCAGGATTAACTGCTTCTTACACTGGAGGAATTGATGTTTCTGCAGGACCAGGATGGGTAACTTTAACTTTAGATACTCCATTTGCTTATAACGGAACAGATAACTTATTAATTGGTTTTGACGAAAACAACGCTGGTTATGATAGTTCCGGAGATGATTTTTGGAATTCTGCAACACCTGAGGTAAGAAGTATTACCTACAGAAACGATAATACTAATCCAGACCCAGCTGCACCTCCAACAGCTAGTGGAACTTATTCTTTTAGTCCTACAATAATCTTTAATGGTTTAGTTGCTGCATTACCACCAAATTGTGATGCTACATTAACGACTCCTACAGATGGAGAAATGAATGCAGATTTAACTGCAGGTTTAGCTTGGAGTGCTGCAACAGGTTCAGCAACAGGTTATAAAGTAACTATGGGTACTTCTACTGGAGCAACTGATATAGCAAATGCTGTAGATGTTGGAACAGATTTAACATATGCAGTTACATTAACTGCTGGTACTACATATTTTGCAACAATTACACCTTATAACGCAAATGGAGATGCTACTGGTTGTACAGAAGCTACATTTACAGCAGCTTCTGCACCAATGTGTCCAGTAGTTACTGCTACACCAGATGCTGCTTGTGGTAATTATGATTCTAATATATCATGGGTTGCAATCGCAGGAGCAGATTCTTATACAGTTACTGTAGGAACAAGTACAGGAGCAACTGATATTGCAGATAACGTTGATGTAGGTACTGCATTAACATACGATTTTGCGTCAATGGCAGCAACAGATTATTTCTATACAGTTAATGCAGTGAATACAGCTGGAACATCTACAGGATGTGCTGAAGGTTCTTTTATTACTTTTGCAACAGGTTGCTATTGTGATTCTGATACTACTAGTGTAGATGGTACTGGTATAACAAATTTACAAGTTGGATCTACAGATTTCGCTAGTGGTGGAACATTAGGATATGAAGATTTTACTGGTGCACCCGTAGATTTAGGTCAAGGAACCACATCAAACGTACAAATAACGTACGATACTGGTTATGATTATGGTGTAAATATTTGGATAGATTTTAATGATAACTTTACGTTTGAAGTTTCAGAGCAAGTTTTTATGGATGGTTTAACTGCAAGTGATTCGCCTACTACTTTCGATGCTTCTTTTACTATGCCAGCAGCAGCAGTATTAGGAACACACAGAATGCGTATTTCTTCAGATGATACTCCTGCTCAAGCAACAGCTTGTAATATGTCTACTTGGCATGTAACAATGGACGTAGATGTAAATATTATTGCAGTTGCTTGTACTGCTCCAACAGGAACAGCTACTTTAGTTACAGATTGTGATAATGCTCAGTTTTCTGTAGATGTAGATATTACAGGTTTAGGAGATGGTACATCTCAAATTAACGATGGTACTACTACGTATGCAGCTACTGCTTTAGGAATAGTGACAGTTGGTCCTTATGCAGACGCATCTTCTGTAACTTTAGTTTTAGAAAACGGTACAGATCCTACTTGTGATATTAATTTAGGTACTTTTACTAATACTTGCCCACCAGCAAATGATACTTGTGCTGGTGTTATAGATTTAGGTACTCAAATGAGTCCATTATCTGCATCTACAGTTAATGCAAATAATGATTTTGGTTCTTTTGATTGTTTTAATACAAATAATGAATCTCCTGATATTGTATATTCAATTTTAGTGCCAGATGGTTATACGTTAACAATTGGTCAGACAGCTAATAGCTATGATTCTGAACATAGATTAGGTTATGGAGGTGCTTGTCCAGGTACTACATCTGTGGCTTGTACAGATGATTCAGATTTGACTATAGAATCATGGGCTAATGGTACAGGTGCAGATGAAACAGCTTATTGGATTCAATCAGCATATTCTAATGGATCTGGAACTTTTACTCTTGAATGGTCTCTAGCTGCTACACCTCCAGCAAATGATGATTGTGCAGCAGCTACTGTTGCTCCTCATATTTTAGCAGTTGGTACTCTTGTTAATGGAGATACTACTAATGCAACAGATTCTGGCGTAGCTGCTGGTGCTTGTGGAGCAACTGGTGGAGATAAAGATATTTGGTACTCATTTGTAGCAACTGCTACAATGGTAACAGAAGGAGCTAATTTTACAACAGATGCAGATCACGTAGTAGTATATTCAGGTGATTGTGCAACAGCTAATGAAATAGCTTGTTTAGCAACTGGAGAAAATACTCCTGTTTTAATAGATGGAACAACTTATTTAGTAAGAGTTTATAATTCAGGTATTGCTAAAGTTGCAGGACCAGTAGCAATTACTTTAAACGAAGGTTCTTTATCTACTAGAGATTTCGATAGTACTTTAGGTTTCTCTTACTATCCAAACCCAGTTAATAATACATTAACATTAAACGCGCAAAAAGCGATTTCTAATGTAGCTGTATTTAACATGTTAGGTCAAGAAGTTATTAGAACTGCACCAAATGCAGTATCTAAAGTTGTTGATATGTCTAACTTACAATCTGGAGCTTACTTTGTACAAGTAACTGTTGGATCTACTGTAGAAACAGTAAGAGTTATTAAAAACTAA
- a CDS encoding enoyl-ACP reductase, with amino-acid sequence MSYNLLKGKKGIIFGALDENSIAWKTAVRVHEEGGTFVLTNAPVAMRMGQIDELAKITGSQIIPADATSEEDIQNLIAQSMEILGGKIDFVLHSIGMSINVRKGKHYTDQNYAWTQKGTDVSAMSFHKVMQTLYKQDAMNEWGSIVALTYMAAQRVFPDYNDMADNKAYLESIARSFGYFFGRDKKVRVNTISQSPTPTTAGTGVKGFDGFIAYAEKMSPLGNATAMDCANYTITLFSDLTRRVTLQNLYNDGGFSNMGVSDAVMEAFVEGQEK; translated from the coding sequence ATGTCATACAATTTATTAAAAGGAAAAAAAGGAATTATATTTGGAGCATTAGACGAAAACTCTATAGCCTGGAAAACTGCAGTACGCGTTCATGAGGAAGGCGGAACATTTGTACTTACTAATGCACCAGTTGCAATGCGAATGGGACAAATAGATGAATTAGCAAAAATAACAGGTTCTCAAATTATTCCTGCAGATGCAACTAGCGAAGAAGATATACAAAATCTAATAGCGCAATCTATGGAAATTTTAGGCGGTAAAATAGATTTCGTTTTACACTCTATAGGTATGTCTATAAATGTAAGAAAAGGAAAACATTATACAGACCAAAATTATGCCTGGACCCAAAAAGGAACAGACGTATCTGCAATGTCTTTTCATAAGGTTATGCAAACGTTGTACAAGCAAGACGCAATGAACGAATGGGGAAGTATAGTAGCTTTAACCTATATGGCTGCACAACGTGTTTTTCCAGATTATAACGATATGGCAGACAACAAAGCCTATTTAGAAAGTATAGCGCGTAGTTTTGGTTATTTCTTTGGAAGAGATAAAAAAGTAAGAGTTAATACCATTTCGCAATCACCAACACCAACAACAGCAGGAACAGGTGTAAAAGGTTTTGATGGTTTTATAGCTTACGCCGAAAAAATGTCGCCTTTAGGGAATGCTACTGCAATGGATTGTGCTAATTATACAATAACTTTATTTAGCGATTTAACAAGACGTGTTACTTTACAAAACCTTTATAACGATGGAGGTTTTAGTAATATGGGAGTAAGTGATGCTGTTATGGAAGCTTTTGTGGAAGGACAGGAGAAATAA
- the recN gene encoding DNA repair protein RecN has product MLTSLSIKNYALIDHLQVGFNNGFTIITGETGAGKSILLGGLSLILGKRADLNSLRDKETKCIIEANFDVTNYKLESLFKAEDLDFEPQTIIRREILPSGKSRAFVNDSPVKLSSLQLLGARLIDIHSQHETLQLVDDAFQFQVIDALANTQEGIQEYSQKRLEYKKLNKELDQLVAFQTEAIKEHDYNSFLLNELTQAKLKTGELETLEEELETLSNIDAIQEKLTASTQLLSEEQIGVLSSLTELKNTLKQLSVFSNKYEDLYNRANSSLIELDDVFSELEVFQDDLEADPNRLAEVNSRLATLNNLFQKHVVNSIEELITIDMELSDKVSATENVEADIDKKKSEILKVKQDLDAVALVIHNKRKKAIPSLKKKLEAILVQLGMPNAQFNIELIITDTYYANGKEDLCFLFSANKGGDFKPLKKAASGGELSRIMLAIKSILTQYIKLPTIMFDEIDTGVSGEISNKMADIMAGMSTTMQVFSITHLPQIAAKGHTHFKVYKEDVNEVTTTNLVKLNHDERIVEIAQMLGGIEVSSSALAHAKELLN; this is encoded by the coding sequence ATGTTAACTTCGTTATCCATTAAAAACTACGCGTTAATCGACCACTTACAAGTTGGTTTTAATAATGGGTTTACTATAATTACAGGAGAAACAGGAGCAGGGAAATCTATATTATTAGGAGGACTCTCTTTAATATTAGGAAAACGAGCAGACTTAAATAGTCTTCGTGATAAAGAAACAAAATGCATTATTGAAGCTAATTTTGATGTCACTAACTACAAATTAGAAAGCCTTTTTAAAGCCGAAGATTTAGATTTCGAACCACAAACTATTATTAGACGTGAGATTCTGCCAAGCGGAAAATCTAGAGCTTTTGTAAACGATTCTCCAGTAAAACTGTCAAGTTTACAGCTTTTAGGAGCACGCTTAATCGATATTCATTCGCAACACGAAACACTTCAGTTGGTAGATGATGCTTTTCAATTTCAAGTTATTGATGCTTTAGCGAATACGCAAGAGGGCATTCAAGAGTATTCTCAAAAACGATTAGAATATAAAAAGCTAAACAAGGAGTTAGATCAACTTGTTGCTTTTCAAACCGAAGCTATAAAAGAACACGATTATAATTCTTTTTTGCTAAATGAATTAACCCAAGCCAAACTAAAGACAGGAGAACTAGAAACTTTAGAAGAAGAACTTGAGACATTAAGTAATATAGATGCTATTCAAGAAAAACTAACAGCTTCAACTCAGTTATTAAGCGAAGAGCAAATAGGTGTATTATCTAGTTTAACCGAATTAAAAAATACGCTTAAACAGTTATCGGTTTTTTCAAATAAATACGAAGACCTTTATAATCGTGCAAACAGCAGTTTAATAGAATTAGACGATGTATTTAGTGAGCTCGAAGTATTTCAAGACGACTTAGAAGCAGATCCAAATAGGTTAGCCGAAGTAAATAGCAGGTTAGCAACACTAAATAACCTGTTTCAAAAACATGTGGTAAACTCAATAGAAGAGTTGATTACTATAGATATGGAACTTTCGGATAAAGTATCGGCAACCGAAAATGTAGAAGCAGACATCGATAAAAAGAAATCTGAAATCTTAAAAGTAAAACAAGATTTAGATGCTGTGGCATTAGTTATTCATAATAAAAGAAAGAAAGCAATTCCTTCTTTAAAAAAGAAATTAGAAGCTATTTTGGTACAGTTAGGAATGCCAAATGCACAGTTTAATATCGAGTTAATAATTACAGATACTTATTATGCTAACGGAAAGGAAGATTTATGTTTTCTGTTTTCGGCAAATAAAGGAGGCGATTTTAAACCTTTAAAAAAGGCAGCTTCTGGAGGAGAGTTATCACGTATTATGTTAGCAATAAAATCTATTCTTACCCAATACATTAAGTTACCAACTATTATGTTCGATGAGATAGATACTGGTGTGTCTGGAGAAATATCGAATAAAATGGCAGATATTATGGCTGGAATGAGTACAACAATGCAAGTGTTTAGTATCACACATTTACCACAAATTGCAGCGAAAGGGCACACGCATTTTAAAGTGTATAAAGAAGATGTAAATGAGGTTACAACTACCAATCTTGTAAAACTTAATCATGATGAGCGTATAGTAGAAATAGCACAAATGCTTGGAGGAATAGAAGTTTCAAGTTCTGCTTTGGCGCATGCGAAAGAGTTATTGAATTAA
- a CDS encoding DUF4835 family protein: MRNLLILLVFFTTSLGFSQELNCNVVVNAQLTGNENIQVFKTLEKQLTEFVNKTQWTKRKFKPQERIDCNIVINITEQNGESFEGSVQVQSSRPVFGSTYTTPIYNINDKDFSFRYLEFQNLTYNENQYESNLVSVLAFHINMVLGLDAESFAIEGGNTYFKQAQRIVNYSQQENYKGWKLEDGLQSKFALIDNVLSPTFSDFRTVMYNYHRKGMDIMSTSNKDAKNEIALALAYFRKMNANRPNSYLARVFFDAKAEEIEQIFSAGPNVDITSLVDLLNRIAPTHASKWRNIKY, translated from the coding sequence ATGCGTAATCTACTTATACTTTTAGTCTTTTTTACAACAAGTCTTGGGTTCTCTCAAGAGCTTAATTGTAATGTGGTTGTAAATGCACAGTTAACTGGTAACGAGAATATTCAGGTTTTTAAAACCTTAGAGAAACAATTAACAGAGTTTGTAAACAAAACACAGTGGACTAAAAGAAAATTTAAGCCTCAAGAGCGTATAGATTGTAATATTGTAATTAATATTACCGAGCAAAATGGTGAGAGTTTTGAAGGCTCAGTACAAGTGCAATCGTCTAGACCAGTGTTTGGTTCTACATACACAACGCCTATTTATAATATAAACGATAAAGATTTTTCTTTTAGATATTTAGAATTTCAAAATTTAACTTACAACGAAAACCAATACGAATCTAACCTTGTATCTGTATTAGCATTTCATATCAATATGGTGTTGGGTTTAGATGCAGAATCTTTTGCAATAGAAGGTGGAAACACTTATTTTAAACAAGCACAACGTATTGTAAATTACTCTCAGCAAGAAAACTATAAAGGTTGGAAATTAGAAGATGGGTTACAAAGTAAGTTTGCGCTTATCGATAATGTTTTATCTCCAACATTTAGCGACTTTAGAACCGTAATGTATAATTACCATAGAAAAGGTATGGACATTATGAGTACAAGCAATAAAGACGCTAAAAACGAAATAGCTTTAGCGCTTGCTTACTTTAGAAAAATGAATGCGAACAGACCAAACTCTTATTTAGCGCGTGTGTTTTTTGATGCTAAAGCCGAAGAAATTGAGCAGATTTTTTCTGCTGGTCCAAATGTAGATATTACTAGTTTAGTAGACTTATTAAATAGAATAGCACCAACGCATGCCAGTAAATGGAGGAATATTAAGTATTAA
- the coaBC gene encoding bifunctional phosphopantothenoylcysteine decarboxylase/phosphopantothenate--cysteine ligase CoaBC: protein MSILSGKNILLGISAGIAAYKTATLVRVFIKAGANVKVVMTPASKDFVTPLTLSTLSKNPVHSSFYNKDDENAEWNNHVELGLWADYFLVAPATANTLSKMANGTCDNLLLATYLSAKCPVYFAPAMDLDMYIHPSTKNTFAKLESFGNIMIPATSGELASGLVGQGRLAEPEDIVAFMEADILKNLPLKGKKVLITAGPTYEALDPVRFIGNHSSGKMGFEIAKASANLGAEVILITGPTHQKIKHSLIQVIPVISAQDMYVASHEYFSTVDVAILSAAVADYRPKEISKSKIKKKGETLTLELEKTKDILASLGAIKTNQLLVGFALETDNELEYAKGKLKKKNLDLIVLNSLKDKGAGFKTDTNKVTLIDNKNNINAYQLKSKAEVAIDILSVITQKLNA, encoded by the coding sequence ATGTCTATTTTAAGCGGCAAAAATATACTTTTAGGCATTAGTGCTGGTATTGCTGCTTATAAAACAGCCACATTAGTAAGAGTGTTTATAAAAGCAGGTGCAAACGTAAAAGTTGTAATGACGCCTGCTTCTAAAGACTTTGTAACACCTCTTACACTTTCCACACTATCTAAAAATCCTGTGCATTCTTCGTTTTATAATAAAGACGATGAAAATGCAGAATGGAACAACCATGTAGAGTTAGGCCTTTGGGCAGACTATTTTTTAGTTGCTCCTGCCACTGCAAATACCTTGTCTAAAATGGCAAATGGCACTTGCGATAATTTGTTGCTAGCAACTTATTTATCTGCTAAATGTCCAGTGTATTTTGCACCTGCAATGGATTTAGATATGTATATTCATCCTTCAACAAAAAACACTTTTGCTAAACTAGAAAGTTTTGGGAATATTATGATTCCTGCAACTTCTGGAGAACTAGCTAGTGGTTTGGTTGGGCAAGGTCGCCTTGCAGAACCAGAAGATATAGTTGCTTTTATGGAAGCAGATATTTTAAAAAACCTACCTTTAAAAGGTAAAAAGGTTCTTATTACAGCTGGTCCTACTTATGAAGCTTTAGATCCAGTACGGTTTATTGGAAATCACTCTAGTGGTAAAATGGGTTTTGAAATAGCAAAAGCATCAGCTAATTTAGGAGCTGAGGTTATTTTAATTACTGGCCCTACACACCAAAAAATAAAGCACAGTTTAATACAAGTTATACCTGTTATTAGTGCGCAAGACATGTACGTTGCTTCTCACGAGTATTTTAGTACTGTTGATGTTGCCATACTTTCTGCAGCAGTTGCAGATTACAGACCAAAAGAAATATCTAAGAGTAAAATAAAAAAGAAAGGTGAAACGTTAACACTAGAGTTAGAGAAAACAAAAGATATTTTAGCCTCATTAGGAGCTATAAAAACAAATCAACTTTTAGTTGGTTTTGCATTGGAAACAGATAATGAATTGGAATATGCAAAAGGCAAACTAAAAAAGAAGAATTTAGACTTAATTGTTTTAAATTCGTTAAAAGATAAAGGTGCAGGTTTTAAAACAGACACTAATAAAGTAACCCTTATCGATAATAAAAACAACATAAACGCTTATCAATTAAAATCTAAAGCAGAAGTGGCAATAGATATACTAAGTGTTATAACACAAAAATTAAATGCGTAA
- a CDS encoding DNA-directed RNA polymerase subunit omega, which produces MDLKKIDAPLSTTTYDRNKVDAPTENIYEAISIIAKRAEQINSEIKKELIEKLEEFATYNDSLEEIFENKEQIEVSKFYEKLPKPHALAVKEWLDGKVYHRSTEEENQD; this is translated from the coding sequence ATGGATTTAAAAAAAATCGATGCTCCTTTAAGTACAACAACTTACGATAGAAATAAAGTTGATGCACCAACAGAAAACATCTACGAAGCAATTTCAATAATTGCAAAAAGAGCAGAGCAAATTAATTCTGAAATTAAAAAGGAATTAATCGAAAAGTTGGAGGAGTTTGCAACTTATAACGATTCTTTAGAAGAAATCTTTGAAAACAAAGAGCAAATTGAAGTCTCTAAATTCTACGAAAAACTACCTAAGCCACATGCTTTAGCAGTTAAAGAATGGTTAGATGGTAAAGTTTACCATAGAAGTACAGAAGAAGAAAACCAAGACTAA
- a CDS encoding outer membrane protein assembly factor BamD, whose amino-acid sequence MKNIFYLLLLVLTFTSCNEFQKALKSEDAATKYKVGEELYNAGKFSKANRLFEQAIPQYRGKPQAERLMYLNADASYQMEQFYVSGYHFERFVSAYPKSSKKEEALFKAAKSYYQLSPVYSKDQEDTFTALEKLQEYINVYPESTNATEVNALVKELSYKLEKKAFETAKQYNRISDFKASVSSIDNFIIDFPGSSLREEALYLKFDSAYQLATKSVEYKKKARLEATITNYNTFKRGYATSEYLEDATTKYEDALKQLEQYNTKS is encoded by the coding sequence ATGAAAAACATATTTTATTTACTATTATTAGTCTTAACATTTACGTCTTGTAACGAATTTCAAAAGGCGCTAAAGTCTGAAGATGCCGCTACAAAATATAAAGTAGGAGAAGAGCTGTATAATGCAGGAAAATTTTCTAAAGCGAATCGTTTGTTCGAGCAAGCAATTCCTCAATACAGAGGTAAACCTCAAGCCGAAAGATTAATGTATCTAAATGCAGATGCCTCTTATCAAATGGAACAATTTTATGTTTCTGGTTATCATTTTGAGCGTTTTGTTTCTGCTTATCCAAAAAGTTCTAAAAAAGAAGAAGCTCTTTTTAAAGCAGCTAAAAGTTATTATCAACTTTCGCCTGTTTATTCTAAAGATCAAGAAGATACTTTTACAGCACTAGAAAAATTACAGGAATACATTAATGTATATCCAGAATCTACAAATGCTACAGAAGTAAACGCTTTAGTAAAAGAATTAAGTTATAAGTTAGAGAAAAAAGCATTCGAAACTGCAAAGCAATACAATAGGATTTCAGATTTTAAAGCATCAGTTTCTTCAATAGATAATTTTATAATTGATTTCCCAGGATCTTCACTTCGTGAGGAAGCTTTATATCTTAAATTCGATTCTGCTTATCAATTGGCAACAAAAAGTGTTGAGTATAAAAAGAAAGCACGTTTAGAAGCTACAATAACAAATTACAATACCTTTAAAAGAGGATATGCTACTTCAGAGTATTTAGAAGATGCTACAACAAAGTATGAAGATGCTTTAAAACAATTAGAACAGTACAATACAAAAAGTTAA
- the dapA gene encoding 4-hydroxy-tetrahydrodipicolinate synthase, with amino-acid sequence MKNPFLGTGIAIVTPFTTKGEVDHEALANIVEFNINNGTNYIVINGTTGESVTITKQEKQACIATISKANNGRLPLVLGIGGNNTAEVIKEIEATDFSELAGILSVSPYYSKPTQEGIYQHFKAISNVCPVPIILYNVPGRTASNMLPETTLRLANDFENIVAVKEAGNNVAQYLHLLKDKPEGFGVISGDDDLALSVALAGGDGVISVIGQALPKAFSKMISLGRAGEAKEAYKLHFALMEITSLIFSENNPAGIKAVLQALDLCNDTVRLPLVVATDELKLKIKNFLAQFNNR; translated from the coding sequence ATGAAAAACCCTTTTTTAGGAACAGGAATCGCAATAGTAACACCATTTACAACCAAAGGAGAAGTCGATCATGAAGCCTTAGCTAATATTGTAGAATTCAATATTAATAATGGCACAAATTATATTGTAATTAATGGTACCACAGGAGAAAGTGTAACCATTACTAAGCAAGAAAAACAAGCGTGTATTGCTACAATTAGTAAAGCTAATAATGGCAGACTACCATTGGTTTTAGGTATTGGTGGAAATAATACAGCAGAAGTAATAAAAGAAATAGAGGCTACAGATTTTTCTGAACTTGCAGGAATTCTATCTGTTTCTCCATATTATAGTAAGCCAACACAAGAAGGGATTTATCAGCATTTTAAAGCAATTTCTAATGTATGTCCTGTGCCAATTATTTTATATAATGTTCCAGGAAGAACAGCTTCTAATATGTTGCCAGAAACAACCTTAAGATTGGCTAACGATTTCGAAAACATAGTAGCAGTAAAAGAAGCAGGAAACAATGTTGCACAATATTTGCACTTACTAAAAGATAAACCAGAAGGTTTTGGAGTGATTTCTGGAGACGATGATTTAGCATTAAGTGTTGCTCTTGCAGGAGGAGATGGTGTGATTTCTGTAATTGGACAAGCATTACCAAAAGCATTTTCTAAAATGATATCACTTGGTAGAGCAGGAGAAGCAAAGGAAGCTTATAAACTTCATTTTGCTTTAATGGAGATAACAAGTCTTATTTTTTCTGAAAACAATCCAGCAGGAATTAAAGCTGTTTTACAAGCTTTAGATTTGTGTAATGATACTGTGCGTTTGCCACTTGTAGTTGCAACCGATGAATTAAAACTCAAGATAAAAAACTTTTTAGCACAATTTAATAATCGTTAA
- a CDS encoding 5'-nucleotidase C-terminal domain-containing protein translates to MKKYHLLISICFLICISSCKQEPPTLFKIEGKQIGIKDSLEIDQDFDAIISPYRDRLEEDMHAVLSYAPETYSKSDGHLNTAIGNLMADVVFKEGDYVFNKRTNKHIDAVILNHGGIRSIISKGDITTETAFQVMPFENSIVVIALKGQQMDSMMQYLSYAKRAHPVQGIQLTLDKDYKISKALIGGKPIVKDKTYYVATNDYLYDGGDGMRFFKPNDSVYHLDYKIRNAMIDYFKKVDTINPKIDNRFTQTK, encoded by the coding sequence ATGAAAAAATACCACTTATTAATTTCAATTTGCTTTCTTATATGTATATCCTCTTGTAAGCAAGAGCCACCTACACTTTTTAAGATTGAAGGTAAACAAATTGGCATAAAAGACAGTCTTGAAATAGACCAAGATTTTGATGCAATAATTTCTCCATATCGAGATAGATTAGAAGAAGATATGCATGCTGTGTTATCTTACGCTCCAGAAACTTACAGCAAATCTGACGGACATTTAAATACAGCTATTGGAAACCTTATGGCAGACGTTGTTTTTAAAGAAGGTGATTATGTTTTTAACAAAAGGACTAACAAACATATTGATGCTGTAATATTAAATCATGGAGGTATTCGCTCGATAATTTCTAAAGGAGATATTACTACAGAAACGGCTTTTCAAGTGATGCCTTTTGAAAACAGTATTGTAGTTATTGCATTAAAAGGACAGCAAATGGATAGTATGATGCAGTATTTAAGCTATGCAAAAAGAGCGCATCCTGTACAAGGTATACAGCTTACTTTAGACAAAGACTATAAAATTTCTAAAGCTTTAATTGGAGGAAAACCTATTGTAAAAGATAAAACATACTATGTAGCGACTAATGATTACTTATACGATGGTGGAGATGGAATGCGCTTTTTTAAGCCTAATGATTCGGTTTACCATCTAGACTATAAAATTAGAAATGCTATGATTGATTACTTTAAAAAAGTAGATACCATAAACCCGAAGATTGATAATCGCTTTACCCAAACTAAATAA